CATCCAAAGAGCGGTCAAAAGGATAAAAAAATCAAAAAAAATAAAAAAATTTTTCGACATTGGCTGAAAAACGTTTGACTTTTTGCCCAAAACTACCCTATTAGTGAAAGGTATTTTTCTGAGACGTTTCAGAAGCCGGTGTGGAAGATAAAAAAAGGGGTGTAACCGGTGGATATTGCAAGGGTGAGAGAAGAATTCGAGAAGTGCGGCATATACAGAAGCATGAAAAAGATGCTCGACTGGATGTGCAAGCTGACGCTGTTGTGTATATTCACAAGTGTATGGTTGGTGGTAACGTGCCGTATAAGCCGCTGAAACCATGTAACTATCCAGGGTGCCCGAATCTGACAAGGGAAAGGTACTGCGAGGTACATAAGAAGCAGGAGCATGACTATGATGAACGCAGGGGTACGGCTGCACAAAGAGGATATGACGTAAAATGGCAGCGAGCAAGAAAGGTGTTTCTAACAAGGCATCCGC
Above is a window of Bacillota bacterium DNA encoding:
- a CDS encoding HNH endonuclease; protein product: MVGGNVPYKPLKPCNYPGCPNLTRERYCEVHKKQEHDYDERRGTAAQRGYDVKWQRARKVFLTRHPLCVECQKQGRITSATVVDHIMPHKGNQELFWDETNWQPLCKWCHDRKTAREDGGFGNG